A single region of the Arthrobacter sp. V1I7 genome encodes:
- the dop gene encoding depupylase/deamidase Dop — MTAAATGRPAGVSGGLPVGGAMRVMGSETEYGIHAPSAPGANATMMSARVIQAYAQVTRQRAAGGAETRWDYTDEEPLHDARGWTLERSAADPEQLTDQPPVLDAEAVALAYGRAELEHDGEDESGTLLMNMVLGNGARLYVDHAHPEYSSPEVTNPRDAVAWDAAGDLVALAAVRRLAGDPDLPPINLYKNNTDNKSVSYGSHENYLMPRNVPFGDIVRGLTPFFVTRQIICGSGRVGRGQDSSRPGYQISQRADFFETEVGLETTIRRPIINTRDEPHATADKYRRLHVIIGDANLSQTSNYLKFGTTAMVLSLIEAGLAPRVEIHEPVAALQAVSHDTSLTATVRLLDGRRITALDLQWIYYEAAAKHAQDTGVADAVDGDGHTHAVLERWSATLTELGSDRTAAASSVEWLAKLSLLEGYRDRDGLEWDNARLGLVDLQWADIRPEKGLYYRLLARDRMKRIVEDAAIQRAVTEPPSDTRAYFRGRCVSRFGTDLVGASWDSVIFDVPGRGRLQRVPTREPLRGTEALTGALFARHREAGPFLAELLGLSPGS, encoded by the coding sequence ATGACGGCAGCTGCGACCGGCCGTCCGGCCGGGGTGTCCGGGGGCCTGCCCGTCGGCGGTGCCATGAGGGTGATGGGTTCGGAGACGGAATACGGCATCCATGCGCCCTCCGCCCCCGGCGCCAACGCCACCATGATGTCTGCCCGGGTGATCCAGGCCTACGCCCAGGTGACGCGGCAGCGTGCCGCCGGCGGCGCCGAAACACGCTGGGACTACACGGACGAGGAGCCGCTGCACGACGCCCGGGGCTGGACCTTGGAGCGCAGTGCCGCAGACCCGGAGCAGCTGACCGACCAGCCGCCCGTGCTGGACGCGGAGGCGGTCGCCCTGGCCTACGGACGGGCCGAGCTGGAGCACGACGGCGAGGATGAATCCGGCACGCTGCTGATGAACATGGTGCTGGGCAACGGCGCTCGGCTCTACGTTGATCACGCCCATCCCGAGTACTCCAGTCCGGAAGTGACCAACCCTCGCGATGCCGTCGCCTGGGATGCCGCCGGGGACCTCGTGGCCCTCGCCGCCGTGCGCCGGCTGGCCGGCGACCCGGACCTGCCGCCGATCAACCTCTACAAGAACAACACGGACAACAAGTCGGTGTCCTACGGTTCCCACGAGAACTACCTGATGCCCCGCAACGTGCCCTTTGGCGACATCGTGCGAGGCCTGACCCCGTTCTTTGTCACCCGCCAGATCATCTGCGGCTCCGGCCGGGTCGGCAGGGGGCAGGACAGCTCCCGGCCCGGCTACCAGATCAGCCAGCGCGCGGATTTCTTCGAGACGGAGGTGGGCCTGGAGACCACCATCCGCCGGCCCATCATCAACACCCGCGACGAACCCCACGCCACCGCCGACAAGTACCGCCGGCTCCACGTCATCATCGGCGACGCCAACCTGAGCCAGACGTCCAACTACCTCAAGTTCGGCACCACCGCGATGGTCCTGAGCCTGATCGAGGCCGGCCTGGCCCCGCGCGTGGAAATCCACGAACCGGTCGCAGCGCTCCAGGCCGTCAGCCACGACACCTCCCTCACCGCCACCGTGCGTCTGCTGGACGGGCGCCGGATCACGGCCCTGGACCTTCAGTGGATCTACTACGAGGCGGCCGCGAAGCACGCCCAGGACACCGGTGTTGCCGATGCCGTGGACGGTGACGGGCATACCCATGCCGTGCTGGAGCGCTGGTCCGCCACCCTGACCGAGTTGGGCAGCGACCGGACCGCAGCCGCCTCCTCCGTGGAGTGGCTCGCGAAGCTCTCCCTGCTGGAGGGATACCGGGACCGGGACGGCTTGGAATGGGATAACGCACGGCTGGGCCTGGTGGACCTGCAATGGGCGGATATCCGGCCGGAAAAGGGGCTCTACTACCGGCTCCTGGCCCGGGACCGGATGAAACGGATCGTCGAGGACGCGGCCATTCAGCGGGCCGTGACCGAACCGCCGTCGGACACCCGGGCCTACTTCCGGGGACGCTGCGTGAGCCGCTTCGGGACCGACCTCGTCGGGGCCAGCTGGGACTCGGTGATCTTCGATGTCCCCGGCCGTGGCAGGCTCCAGCGCGTGCCCACCCGGGAACCGCTGCGCGGAACCGAGGCCCTTACCGGCGCGCTGTTTGCCCGTCACCGGGAGGCCGGACCGTTCCTTGCCGAGCTCCTCGGACTCAGCCCCGGTTCCTAG
- the arc gene encoding proteasome ATPase: METPNTDPGRTPADEAAETAARSAAQGADDDRYAANELSVAERQVNILRDKLRHIDRQLAAATQNNSKLVATLEAAKAEILRLKNALDQEGQPPYSFGTVLQLNPKRLPAAGNSGQAATEESVDIFNAGRKMRVGISPLVNMNQLAAGQEVLLNEALLVVAGLGYERAGDLVTLKEMLGSDRALVVGRADEERVIRLSGALMSQNLRVGDALSIDSRTGYALEKIPRSEVENLVLEEVPDITYQDIGGLGPQIEQIRDAVELPFLHPDLYREHGLKAPKGILLYGPPGCGKTLIAKAVANSLAARAAERTGKSDMKSYFLNIKGPELLDKYVGETERHIRLIFARAREKASGGSPVVVFFDEMDSLFRTRGTGISSDVETTIVPQLLSEIDGVERLDNVIVIGASNREDMIDPAILRPGRLDVKVKIQRPDAEAAADIFNKYITADLPFHQSDLAEHDGDVQATVDAMVQRTVEAMYSTDKSNEYLEVTYANGDTEMLYFKDFNSGAVVQNVVDRAKKYAIKDLLTIGQKGIRIDHLLRAVIDEFREHEDMPNTTNPDDWARISGKKGERITYIRTIVQGKAGQEPGKSIETMPSTGQYL; the protein is encoded by the coding sequence ATGGAGACTCCGAACACTGACCCGGGCCGCACACCGGCGGACGAGGCAGCAGAGACGGCAGCACGATCAGCGGCACAGGGTGCCGACGACGACCGCTACGCCGCGAACGAGCTGTCCGTGGCCGAACGGCAGGTCAATATTCTCCGGGACAAACTCCGGCATATTGACCGGCAGCTAGCCGCCGCGACGCAGAACAACTCCAAACTCGTGGCCACGCTGGAGGCGGCCAAGGCGGAAATCCTCCGGCTCAAGAACGCCCTCGACCAGGAGGGTCAGCCGCCCTACAGCTTCGGCACGGTGCTGCAGCTGAACCCGAAGCGGCTGCCCGCGGCCGGCAACAGCGGCCAGGCAGCCACCGAGGAATCCGTGGACATCTTCAATGCCGGGCGCAAGATGCGCGTGGGGATCAGCCCGCTGGTCAATATGAACCAGCTCGCGGCCGGCCAGGAAGTGCTGCTCAACGAGGCGTTGCTCGTGGTGGCCGGGCTGGGCTACGAGCGGGCCGGGGACCTGGTCACGCTCAAGGAAATGCTGGGCTCGGACCGTGCCCTCGTGGTGGGCCGCGCGGACGAGGAGCGCGTCATCCGGCTCTCCGGCGCCCTGATGTCGCAGAACCTGCGGGTCGGCGACGCGCTCTCCATCGACTCCCGCACCGGCTACGCGCTGGAGAAGATCCCGCGCTCGGAAGTGGAGAACCTGGTCCTCGAAGAGGTTCCGGATATCACCTACCAGGACATCGGCGGCCTGGGGCCGCAGATCGAGCAGATCCGCGACGCCGTCGAACTGCCGTTCCTGCATCCGGACCTGTACCGTGAACACGGGCTCAAGGCGCCCAAGGGCATCCTGCTGTACGGCCCTCCGGGCTGCGGCAAGACACTGATCGCCAAGGCCGTCGCCAACTCCCTGGCGGCCCGGGCAGCCGAGCGCACCGGCAAGTCGGACATGAAAAGCTACTTCCTGAACATCAAGGGACCGGAACTGCTCGATAAGTACGTCGGCGAGACCGAACGGCATATCCGGCTGATCTTCGCCCGCGCCCGGGAGAAGGCTTCCGGGGGCAGCCCCGTCGTGGTGTTCTTCGACGAGATGGATTCGTTGTTCCGCACCCGTGGCACCGGCATCTCCTCCGACGTTGAAACCACGATCGTTCCGCAGCTCCTGAGCGAGATCGACGGCGTGGAGCGTCTGGACAACGTAATCGTGATCGGCGCCTCCAACCGGGAGGACATGATTGATCCGGCCATCCTGCGGCCGGGCCGGCTCGACGTGAAAGTGAAGATCCAGCGCCCCGATGCCGAGGCCGCGGCCGACATCTTCAACAAGTACATCACCGCCGACCTGCCGTTCCACCAGTCCGACCTGGCCGAACATGACGGCGATGTGCAGGCCACGGTGGACGCCATGGTCCAGCGCACGGTCGAGGCCATGTACTCCACCGACAAGTCCAACGAATACCTTGAGGTGACGTACGCCAACGGCGACACCGAGATGCTCTACTTCAAGGACTTCAACTCCGGCGCCGTGGTGCAGAACGTGGTGGACCGGGCCAAGAAGTACGCGATCAAGGACCTGCTCACCATTGGCCAGAAGGGCATCCGCATCGACCATCTGCTGCGCGCCGTCATCGACGAGTTCCGGGAGCACGAGGACATGCCGAACACCACCAACCCGGACGACTGGGCACGGATCTCCGGCAAGAAGGGCGAGCGCATCACCTACATCCGCACCATCGTCCAGGGCAAGGCGGGCCAGGAACCCGGGAAGTCCATCGAGACGATGCCCAGCACGGGCCAGTACCTATGA
- a CDS encoding tRNA (adenine-N1)-methyltransferase, which produces MSSDTAANTSPADTGAAGSTRTSTEEAQAGTTGATPTVPVGAARRRGPFREGERVQLTDERGRMNTISLEAGGAFHTHRGFLNHDEIIGQPDGSVVVNNVGQQYQTLRPLLSDFVLSMPRGAAVVYPKDAGQIVTMADIFPGARVVEAGVGSGALSISLLRAVGDNGYLHSFERREEFADIARGNVETIFGGPHPAWKISLGDFQEEVVRSEDPGSVDRVVLDMLAPWECLDAVATVLAPGGVWINYVATVTQLSRTAEAIRADGRFTEPDAWESMVRGWHLEGLAVRPDHRMVAHTGFLLVTRRLADGVTGISVKRRPSKTGFNEEDVNAWTPGAVGERAVSDKKLRRAARDAIAGTNVKDDPEVTN; this is translated from the coding sequence ATGAGCAGCGACACCGCCGCCAACACCAGCCCGGCCGACACCGGCGCGGCCGGGAGCACAAGAACCAGCACCGAAGAGGCCCAGGCCGGCACCACGGGCGCCACGCCCACGGTGCCGGTCGGCGCCGCCCGCCGTCGCGGCCCGTTCCGCGAAGGGGAGCGCGTGCAGCTCACGGACGAACGCGGCCGGATGAACACCATCAGCCTCGAAGCGGGCGGCGCCTTCCACACGCACCGCGGGTTCCTGAACCATGACGAGATCATCGGCCAGCCGGACGGCTCCGTCGTCGTGAACAACGTCGGCCAGCAGTACCAGACGCTGCGGCCGCTGCTTTCGGACTTCGTGCTCTCGATGCCCCGCGGCGCGGCCGTGGTGTACCCCAAGGACGCCGGCCAGATCGTCACCATGGCGGACATTTTCCCCGGCGCGCGCGTGGTCGAAGCGGGCGTCGGCTCCGGCGCGCTGTCCATCTCGCTGCTGCGCGCCGTGGGGGACAACGGCTACCTGCACTCCTTTGAACGGCGCGAGGAATTCGCTGATATCGCCCGCGGCAACGTCGAAACGATCTTCGGCGGTCCCCACCCGGCATGGAAGATCTCCCTCGGCGATTTCCAGGAGGAAGTCGTCCGCAGCGAGGATCCGGGCTCCGTGGACCGTGTGGTCCTTGACATGCTCGCCCCCTGGGAATGCCTCGACGCCGTCGCCACAGTCCTGGCCCCCGGCGGCGTGTGGATCAATTATGTCGCAACGGTGACGCAGCTTTCCCGGACCGCCGAAGCCATCCGGGCCGATGGCCGTTTCACCGAACCCGATGCCTGGGAATCCATGGTCCGCGGCTGGCACCTCGAGGGCCTGGCCGTCCGCCCGGACCACCGGATGGTTGCGCATACCGGCTTCCTGCTCGTCACCCGGCGGCTGGCCGACGGCGTCACCGGCATCTCTGTCAAGCGCCGTCCCTCCAAGACCGGCTTCAACGAAGAGGACGTCAACGCCTGGACCCCGGGCGCGGTGGGAGAGCGCGCCGTCTCGGACAAGAAACTGCGCCGGGCCGCCCGGGACGCCATTGCCGGAACCAACGTCAAGGACGACCCGGAGGTTACGAACTAG
- a CDS encoding site-2 protease family protein → MTDTDTQGQPGKSVGARKDGIPLGRIAGIPVVLAHSWFIIAAFTVIVYGPVLLRNNPDLGIGAYFVAFAYALLLLISVLVHELAHALTAKIYHWPTEKIVLNLWGGHTQFESFTASPGRSVLVALAGPAANFVLAGGGWVLLTAGNLSGVADILANIFVWANLLIGIFNVLPGLPLDGGRLVESAVWKVTGSQAKGTVAAGWGGRIIVIALVVWFVALPLLSGERPDISLMLITVLVGSFLWMGATASIQQARLRGRLHLVHAGSLAEPAVGLPETATVAELERLHRSAAGSPPAVVLYGPDGRPVAVVDAGVAATVPPDAVASTPLTAVSYALGAGAYVPESSQGQELLQYLAQIDGQAYAVVNRDGTVTGLLRQATVLDAITGKSPRGSGRTYGRNG, encoded by the coding sequence GTGACTGACACCGACACCCAGGGACAGCCCGGAAAATCGGTGGGTGCCCGCAAAGACGGCATCCCGCTGGGCCGGATCGCCGGGATCCCCGTGGTCCTCGCCCATTCCTGGTTCATCATCGCGGCGTTCACCGTGATCGTCTACGGGCCCGTGCTCCTGCGCAACAACCCCGACCTCGGCATTGGCGCCTATTTTGTAGCGTTCGCCTACGCCCTCCTGTTGCTGATCTCGGTGCTGGTGCATGAACTCGCGCACGCCCTGACCGCTAAGATCTACCACTGGCCCACCGAGAAAATCGTCCTTAACCTCTGGGGCGGCCATACCCAGTTCGAGAGTTTCACCGCCTCCCCTGGCCGCTCCGTCCTGGTGGCCCTGGCCGGTCCGGCCGCCAACTTCGTCCTGGCCGGGGGCGGCTGGGTGCTGCTCACCGCCGGCAACCTGAGCGGCGTCGCGGACATCCTGGCCAACATTTTTGTCTGGGCCAACCTGTTGATCGGCATCTTCAACGTCTTGCCCGGGCTGCCGCTGGACGGTGGCCGGCTGGTCGAATCCGCTGTCTGGAAGGTGACGGGCAGCCAGGCGAAAGGCACCGTGGCCGCCGGCTGGGGCGGCCGGATCATCGTGATCGCCCTCGTCGTGTGGTTCGTCGCCCTGCCCTTGCTCAGCGGTGAACGCCCGGATATCTCGCTCATGCTCATCACCGTATTGGTGGGCAGCTTCCTCTGGATGGGCGCGACGGCGTCGATCCAGCAGGCGCGCCTGCGGGGGCGGCTGCATCTCGTGCACGCAGGATCCCTCGCCGAGCCGGCCGTCGGGCTTCCGGAAACCGCCACAGTCGCCGAACTGGAGCGCCTGCACCGGTCCGCCGCCGGTTCCCCGCCCGCCGTCGTGCTGTACGGCCCGGACGGCCGTCCGGTGGCCGTGGTCGACGCCGGTGTTGCCGCCACGGTGCCGCCGGACGCCGTGGCCAGCACACCGCTCACGGCCGTTTCCTACGCCCTGGGCGCCGGTGCGTATGTTCCTGAGTCGTCCCAGGGCCAGGAGCTGCTTCAGTACCTGGCCCAGATCGACGGCCAGGCATACGCCGTCGTCAACCGCGACGGCACCGTCACGGGACTGCTGCGCCAAGCCACGGTCCTGGACGCCATCACCGGTAAGAGTCCCCGCGGCAGCGGGCGGACGTACGGCCGGAACGGGTAG
- a CDS encoding HAD family phosphatase, which translates to MRSSASQPLLKAALWDMDGTIVDTEPYWIEAEHALVAAHGGQWSHEKALQLVGQSLMFSAGILQGAGVKLERREIIDILTEHVISRVRTSVPWRPGARELLDELHTAGIRCALVTMSEAPLAREIVASLPKPYFDFLITGDTVTQGKPHPEAYLKAVELLQQADPALGLQHCVALEDSAPGVAAAVASGVLTVAIPHIVPLPPDPRHATWETLAGRTVADLEELVALRREFPDATFGLDRATAGSLASD; encoded by the coding sequence ATGCGATCCTCAGCTTCCCAGCCCCTGCTCAAAGCCGCACTATGGGACATGGATGGCACCATCGTCGACACGGAGCCGTACTGGATTGAAGCCGAACACGCTCTCGTCGCCGCCCACGGCGGGCAGTGGTCGCACGAGAAGGCCTTGCAGCTCGTGGGCCAGTCGCTGATGTTCTCCGCCGGGATTCTGCAAGGGGCCGGCGTGAAGCTGGAGCGCCGCGAAATAATCGACATCCTCACGGAACACGTCATCAGCCGGGTCCGGACCTCTGTGCCCTGGCGGCCCGGGGCCCGTGAACTCCTCGATGAGCTCCACACCGCCGGCATCCGTTGCGCCCTGGTCACCATGTCCGAAGCCCCGCTGGCCCGCGAAATCGTCGCCAGCCTGCCGAAGCCCTACTTTGACTTCCTCATCACGGGGGACACGGTGACGCAGGGCAAGCCCCACCCCGAGGCCTACCTGAAGGCCGTCGAACTCCTCCAGCAGGCAGATCCGGCGCTCGGCCTGCAACACTGCGTGGCGCTCGAGGACTCGGCGCCCGGGGTGGCGGCGGCCGTGGCGTCCGGGGTACTGACCGTGGCGATTCCGCATATCGTCCCGCTCCCGCCGGATCCCCGCCACGCCACCTGGGAAACCCTGGCCGGACGCACCGTGGCGGACCTCGAAGAACTTGTGGCCCTCCGCCGGGAGTTTCCGGACGCGACATTCGGCCTGGACCGTGCCACGGCCGGGAGCCTCGCCAGTGACTGA
- a CDS encoding PAC2 family protein produces MNSFEADTTEAAGVPEPERLLQPVPEGQRITVMLAAFEGWNDAGEAASDALRYLNKLWGGKKVGSIDADEYYDFQFTRPTIRRTSSGERKIKWPSTRIFKASVPDSNVDVIFVQGTEPSYKWRAYTAELLVHAEALQVDYVILVGALLADVPHSRPIPVSASTDDAALRERMDLEASQYEGPVGIVGVLAEVSLLAGLPTVSLWAAVPHYVAQAPSPKAQLALLHRIEELLQVPLDTQELVEESDAWERGVDELATEDPEIAAYVRQLEEAKDTADLPEASGESIAREFERYLKRRGKDKP; encoded by the coding sequence ATGAATAGCTTCGAGGCAGACACAACCGAAGCGGCCGGCGTGCCCGAGCCGGAGCGGCTTCTGCAGCCGGTGCCCGAGGGCCAGCGCATCACGGTGATGCTTGCCGCCTTCGAAGGCTGGAACGACGCCGGCGAGGCCGCAAGTGACGCGTTGCGCTACCTGAACAAGTTATGGGGCGGCAAGAAAGTCGGATCGATCGACGCCGACGAGTACTACGACTTCCAGTTCACCCGCCCGACGATCCGCCGGACCTCCTCCGGGGAGCGGAAGATCAAATGGCCGTCCACCCGGATCTTCAAGGCCAGCGTGCCGGACTCGAATGTGGACGTCATCTTTGTACAGGGCACCGAACCGTCTTATAAGTGGCGCGCCTACACCGCCGAACTGCTGGTCCACGCGGAGGCGCTCCAGGTGGATTACGTGATACTGGTCGGCGCCCTGCTCGCTGACGTACCGCACAGCCGGCCGATCCCGGTCAGCGCGTCCACTGACGACGCGGCCCTGCGCGAGCGGATGGACCTCGAGGCCTCGCAGTATGAGGGGCCGGTGGGGATCGTCGGAGTCCTGGCTGAAGTGTCGCTGCTGGCCGGGCTGCCTACCGTATCCCTGTGGGCCGCGGTGCCGCACTACGTGGCCCAGGCGCCATCACCCAAGGCCCAACTGGCTTTGCTGCACCGCATCGAGGAACTGCTGCAGGTTCCACTGGACACCCAGGAACTGGTCGAGGAGTCGGACGCGTGGGAGCGCGGCGTGGACGAGCTGGCCACCGAAGACCCCGAGATTGCCGCCTACGTCCGCCAGCTGGAGGAAGCGAAGGACACCGCCGACCTTCCCGAGGCCAGCGGTGAGTCGATCGCGCGGGAGTTCGAGCGCTACCTCAAGCGCCGCGGCAAGGACAAGCCCTAG
- the mshC gene encoding cysteine--1-D-myo-inosityl 2-amino-2-deoxy-alpha-D-glucopyranoside ligase, translated as MKSWISPPVPQLPGSMPALRLFDTAKGAMAALEASGEQSLYVCGITPYDATHMGHAASYVAFDLLNRAWRDGGQQVSYVQNVTDVDDPLLERATATGVDWRDLAASQIDLFRTDMEALNVLAPDHYVGAVEAIPLIVPAIEGLVERGLAYRVPGSDGEPDGDVYYDVEAAGKHAPDADDAWTLGALSGLSDAEMLELFAERGGDPGRAGKRQALDPLLWRVARDGEPSWPGGGLGEGRPGWHIECTVIARQFLPAPFTVQGGGSDLVFPHHEMGAGHAYSLAGVPLARHFAHAGMVGLDGEKMSKSKGNLVLVSRLRAEGEEPAAIRLAILAHHYRTDWSWTDGGFTEAKERLRNWREALGVAPEGSAAPLVARMRAALSDDLNAPGALAAVDDWARAARQGGGIGAAGDSALVSDAVDALLGIEL; from the coding sequence GTGAAGTCCTGGATCTCCCCCCCTGTTCCCCAACTCCCGGGCAGCATGCCTGCCCTCCGCCTTTTCGACACCGCCAAGGGCGCAATGGCCGCCCTCGAAGCCTCGGGCGAACAGTCGCTGTATGTCTGCGGGATCACCCCGTATGACGCCACCCACATGGGCCACGCGGCCAGCTATGTGGCCTTTGACCTGCTGAACCGGGCCTGGCGCGACGGCGGTCAGCAGGTCTCGTATGTCCAGAACGTCACCGACGTCGACGACCCGCTGCTGGAGCGGGCGACGGCGACGGGTGTGGACTGGCGTGACCTCGCCGCCAGCCAGATCGACCTCTTCCGGACGGACATGGAAGCCCTCAACGTGCTTGCACCGGACCACTACGTCGGCGCCGTCGAAGCGATACCCCTGATCGTTCCCGCGATCGAAGGGCTGGTGGAGCGGGGCCTCGCGTACCGTGTGCCCGGCAGCGACGGCGAACCCGACGGCGACGTCTACTACGACGTCGAAGCCGCCGGCAAGCACGCCCCGGACGCCGACGACGCGTGGACGCTGGGCGCCCTCTCCGGCCTGTCCGACGCCGAGATGCTGGAGCTTTTCGCCGAACGAGGTGGCGATCCCGGCCGTGCCGGGAAGCGCCAGGCCCTGGATCCGCTGCTGTGGCGGGTGGCCCGGGACGGGGAACCGAGTTGGCCTGGCGGCGGGTTGGGGGAGGGGCGCCCCGGCTGGCACATCGAATGTACCGTCATCGCCCGGCAGTTTCTTCCCGCTCCGTTCACCGTCCAGGGAGGCGGTTCGGACCTGGTTTTCCCGCATCATGAAATGGGTGCCGGCCATGCGTACTCGCTGGCCGGGGTGCCGCTGGCACGCCACTTCGCCCATGCCGGGATGGTGGGGCTCGACGGCGAAAAGATGAGCAAGTCCAAGGGCAACCTCGTCCTGGTGTCCCGGCTGCGCGCCGAGGGTGAAGAACCGGCCGCGATCCGTTTGGCCATTCTGGCCCATCACTACCGGACCGACTGGTCGTGGACCGACGGTGGATTCACCGAGGCCAAGGAGCGGCTCCGTAACTGGCGCGAGGCTCTGGGGGTGGCTCCGGAAGGCTCGGCCGCCCCGCTCGTCGCCCGGATGCGTGCCGCGCTGTCCGATGACCTGAATGCCCCCGGTGCCCTCGCAGCCGTCGACGACTGGGCCCGCGCGGCCCGGCAGGGCGGCGGCATCGGCGCCGCCGGGGACTCTGCCCTGGTGAGCGACGCCGTCGACGCGCTTCTCGGCATCGAGCTCTGA
- a CDS encoding undecaprenyl-diphosphate phosphatase, translating to MNWFEAALLGLVQGLTEFLPISSSAHLRIVGSFLPNAADPGAAFTAITQLGTETAVVIYFWRDIVRIVKAWLGSLRGKISRQDPDVRMGWLVILGSLPIIVLGLLFQDQIESVLRSLWIVATTLIVFGLFLAVADAVGRQDRDLTQLTYKHGLLYGLAQAMALIPGVSRSGGTITAGLLMGYTREAAARYSFLLAIPAVFGSGLYQLYKVVSKDGITGPYGLPETALATIIALVVGYIIIGWFLKFVSTRSYRLFVWYRIFLGLALYLLLGFNVISA from the coding sequence GTGAACTGGTTTGAAGCGGCCCTGCTGGGCCTTGTCCAAGGCCTGACAGAATTCCTGCCGATTTCCTCCAGCGCCCACCTGCGGATTGTCGGCTCCTTCCTGCCGAACGCGGCCGACCCCGGTGCGGCGTTCACCGCCATCACGCAGCTGGGCACGGAAACCGCCGTGGTCATTTACTTCTGGCGGGATATCGTGCGGATCGTGAAGGCCTGGCTCGGTTCGCTCCGCGGCAAGATCTCCCGGCAGGATCCGGACGTCCGGATGGGCTGGCTGGTGATCCTGGGAAGCCTGCCGATCATCGTCCTGGGGCTGCTGTTCCAGGACCAGATTGAGTCCGTGCTCCGCAGCCTCTGGATTGTTGCTACCACCTTGATCGTGTTCGGCCTGTTCCTGGCCGTCGCGGACGCGGTCGGCCGCCAGGACCGCGACCTCACCCAGCTGACCTACAAACACGGCCTCCTGTACGGGCTGGCCCAGGCCATGGCCCTGATTCCGGGCGTCTCCCGCTCCGGCGGTACCATCACGGCAGGCCTGCTGATGGGCTACACCCGGGAGGCCGCGGCGCGCTACTCTTTCCTGCTGGCCATCCCTGCCGTGTTCGGCAGCGGCCTCTACCAGCTCTACAAGGTGGTCTCCAAGGACGGCATCACAGGACCTTACGGACTGCCCGAAACGGCCCTTGCCACCATCATTGCCCTGGTGGTGGGCTACATCATCATCGGCTGGTTCCTGAAGTTCGTCTCGACCCGCAGCTACCGCCTTTTCGTCTGGTACCGAATCTTCCTTGGCCTGGCGCTGTATCTGCTGCTCGGTTTCAATGTCATCAGCGCCTAG